In the genome of Halapricum salinum, one region contains:
- the gcvPA gene encoding aminomethyl-transferring glycine dehydrogenase subunit GcvPA produces the protein MTDTGRGSPYAPHTAAETRSMLDAVGVDDEEALFDVPNSIRFDGQFGIDARSESATRREARRTLARNDDLVSFLGRGHYAHEIPSVVADLASRSEFLTSYTQYQPEVAQGFLQALFEYQSMLVELTGLEIANCSMHDRATALGEAATLATRVRETAGSTVLVPDLVREEQRAVLENYARGGDLSIATVPTDDGTVDIDALEGIIDEEVVMVYAENPTVRGTIEEGLETIGDLAAAHDALFCLGSDPVALALLEEPASVGADVVVGDAGTLGLGQAYGMGHGLFATREDFLRQVPGRLVGASTDQSGRRAYTLTLQTREQHIRRERATSNICTNQAWVALRTAMHVAWLGPDGLLELAEDCVRNARELAARVDEIDGLHAPVHDRHHFREFVVATDQPADAIRDRLAKEGFAVHAVDEHRLQLCVTDANEHATDRLVAALREVA, from the coding sequence ATGACGGATACCGGACGGGGCAGCCCCTACGCCCCGCACACGGCGGCCGAGACGCGATCGATGCTCGACGCGGTGGGCGTCGACGACGAAGAAGCGCTGTTCGACGTGCCCAACTCGATCAGGTTCGACGGACAGTTCGGGATCGACGCCAGGAGCGAGTCTGCGACCCGCCGGGAGGCCCGGCGGACGCTCGCGCGCAACGACGATCTCGTCTCGTTTCTCGGGCGGGGTCACTACGCCCACGAGATTCCCTCGGTGGTCGCGGATCTCGCCTCGCGCTCTGAGTTTCTGACCTCCTACACGCAGTACCAGCCCGAAGTCGCCCAGGGATTCCTGCAGGCACTGTTCGAGTACCAGTCGATGCTGGTCGAACTCACGGGATTGGAGATCGCCAACTGCTCGATGCACGACCGGGCGACGGCGCTGGGCGAAGCTGCGACCCTCGCCACACGCGTTCGCGAGACCGCTGGATCGACCGTGCTGGTCCCCGATCTCGTCCGCGAGGAACAACGAGCCGTCCTCGAAAACTACGCTCGCGGCGGCGACCTCTCGATCGCGACCGTCCCGACCGACGACGGCACCGTCGATATCGATGCCCTCGAAGGTATCATCGACGAGGAGGTCGTGATGGTCTACGCCGAGAATCCCACTGTTCGAGGAACCATCGAGGAGGGCCTCGAAACGATCGGTGACCTCGCTGCCGCTCACGACGCGCTGTTCTGTCTGGGCTCCGACCCCGTTGCGCTCGCACTGCTCGAAGAGCCAGCCAGCGTCGGCGCGGACGTGGTCGTCGGCGACGCCGGGACACTCGGACTGGGGCAGGCCTACGGGATGGGCCACGGGCTCTTTGCCACCCGCGAGGACTTCCTCCGGCAGGTCCCGGGACGGCTCGTCGGGGCGAGCACGGACCAGAGCGGTCGGCGGGCCTACACGCTGACGCTACAGACCCGCGAGCAGCACATCCGCCGTGAGCGTGCGACTTCGAACATCTGCACGAATCAGGCCTGGGTCGCCCTCCGGACGGCGATGCACGTCGCCTGGCTCGGCCCCGACGGCCTGCTGGAACTCGCCGAAGACTGCGTCCGCAACGCCCGTGAGCTGGCCGCCCGTGTCGACGAAATCGACGGCCTACACGCGCCCGTCCACGACCGCCACCACTTCCGGGAGTTCGTCGTCGCGACCGATCAGCCCGCCGACGCGATCCGTGACCGACTCGCCAAGGAAGGCTTCGCCGTCCACGCCGTCGACGAACACCGCCTGCAACTGTGTGTGACCGACGCCAACGAGCACGCGACGGACCGACTCGTCGCCGCGCTTCGGGAGGTGGCCTGA
- the gcvPB gene encoding aminomethyl-transferring glycine dehydrogenase subunit GcvPB — protein MRYDQARWADDDAYEPLLVEKREAAVSPGDSEDAPLPDDLTRDSLSLPALAEPELARHYTRLSQETYGVTSGPFPLGSCTMKYNPPLLEDVAADPSAAVHPDRPVETIQGTLEVMATLQDWLGRIGGMDAVTLQPPAGAAGEYTGLLIAKAYHEDHGNDRDEVIIPDSAHGTNFASAAMAGFDVVELPSAEDGRVDMDALEAAVGDSTAALMLTNPNTLGLFERDIEAIAEIVHDAGGLLYYDGANLNALLGRARPGDMGFDVMHYNVHKTFATPHGGGGPGAGPVGVVSDLAPYLPEPHVRETADSDYELYEPERTVGKVHGFHGNWLVLLKAYAYIRRLGDAGLSDASAKAVLNANYLAEQIDLEIPYGPFHHEFVASAGDRDAIDVAKHMLDFGVHPPTTKWPELVSEALMTEPTEVESKETLDQLAAAFEAASAADAADLDDAPRRTTARRIDQVEAARNPRLSWHAFDGPE, from the coding sequence ATGCGCTACGATCAGGCTCGCTGGGCCGACGACGACGCCTACGAACCCCTGCTGGTCGAGAAACGCGAGGCCGCGGTTTCGCCCGGCGACAGCGAGGACGCACCGCTGCCCGACGATCTCACCCGCGATTCGCTCTCGCTGCCCGCGCTCGCCGAACCCGAACTGGCGCGTCACTACACCCGCCTCTCCCAGGAGACCTACGGCGTCACCAGCGGCCCGTTCCCGCTGGGCAGTTGCACGATGAAGTACAATCCGCCGCTGCTCGAAGACGTCGCGGCCGATCCGTCGGCGGCGGTCCACCCCGACCGCCCGGTCGAGACGATCCAGGGTACCCTCGAAGTCATGGCGACGCTGCAGGACTGGCTGGGTCGGATCGGCGGGATGGACGCCGTGACCCTCCAGCCGCCCGCGGGGGCGGCGGGCGAGTACACCGGCCTGTTGATCGCGAAAGCCTACCACGAGGATCACGGCAACGATCGCGACGAGGTCATCATCCCCGACAGCGCTCACGGGACCAACTTCGCGAGCGCGGCGATGGCCGGCTTCGACGTGGTCGAACTCCCCAGCGCCGAGGACGGCCGGGTCGACATGGACGCCCTGGAGGCAGCCGTCGGTGACTCGACGGCCGCACTGATGCTCACCAACCCCAACACGCTCGGGCTGTTCGAGCGCGATATCGAGGCGATCGCCGAGATCGTCCACGACGCCGGCGGGCTGCTGTACTACGACGGCGCGAACCTCAACGCCCTGCTCGGACGCGCTCGCCCGGGCGACATGGGCTTCGACGTGATGCACTACAACGTCCACAAGACCTTCGCGACGCCCCACGGCGGTGGCGGCCCCGGTGCTGGCCCGGTCGGCGTCGTCTCCGATCTCGCCCCCTATCTGCCCGAACCACACGTCAGGGAGACAGCGGATAGCGACTACGAACTCTACGAGCCCGAGCGCACAGTCGGCAAGGTCCACGGCTTCCACGGCAACTGGCTCGTCCTGCTGAAGGCCTACGCGTACATCCGGCGACTCGGTGACGCGGGACTTTCCGACGCCAGCGCGAAGGCCGTCCTCAACGCGAACTATCTGGCCGAGCAGATCGACCTGGAAATCCCGTACGGCCCCTTCCATCACGAGTTCGTCGCGAGCGCGGGCGACCGGGACGCGATCGACGTCGCCAAACACATGCTGGATTTCGGCGTCCACCCGCCGACGACGAAGTGGCCGGAACTGGTCTCCGAGGCGCTGATGACCGAGCCCACGGAAGTCGAGTCCAAAGAGACGCTCGACCAGCTGGCCGCGGCGTTCGAAGCGGCCTCGGCCGCCGATGCCGCCGATCTCGACGACGCGCCCCGGCGGACCACTGCCCGGCGGATCGACCAGGTCGAGGCCGCCCGGAATCCCCGGCTGTCCTGGCACGCATTCGACGGCCCGGAGTGA
- a CDS encoding glycosyltransferase family 87 protein translates to MRRITETRLSTRAVLLVGVALGIGNLLYILLASRGHLAIDYVVYDLAGEVALEGGNFYTAVPEGLADYFHYVYPPITVLGFVPLALVGWKVGFAIHTLLTVVAGLAGAWLIVRYVERIGETRLPWLDRGLIAGFVVISVHSMPSLVFGQVNHHMVAALALGFVALDRDREILAGSAFGLAAFVKVFPAAVGVWLLRRRAWRAIAAAVGTAIVGFALGFLVFGVDLSIAYVEHAILPRFSPGEFAGGLDPEATYLTIRRPISVLLPGVDPTFYGLLALVVLAPPIAYLYRTIEDREDRLVSIMGTMVAILVFFPSFPIYVVILYFPLVPLLYLLESGRPRQLLVAGALLASVAIRWDDVEVLLAAADLSSSVLADVLKPAFTFATPGLVGVLLILAGCLLHRQQKYGPQFFEE, encoded by the coding sequence GTGCGACGCATCACCGAGACGAGACTGAGCACCCGTGCCGTCCTCCTCGTGGGGGTCGCACTCGGGATCGGGAACCTCCTGTACATCCTGCTCGCCAGCCGCGGCCACCTCGCCATCGACTACGTCGTCTACGACCTCGCGGGAGAAGTTGCCCTCGAAGGCGGGAACTTCTATACGGCCGTCCCCGAGGGGCTGGCAGACTACTTCCACTACGTCTACCCGCCGATCACGGTCCTGGGGTTCGTGCCGCTGGCGCTGGTCGGCTGGAAAGTCGGCTTCGCGATTCACACCCTCCTCACTGTCGTCGCGGGACTGGCGGGTGCGTGGCTCATCGTCAGGTACGTCGAGCGCATCGGCGAGACGCGTCTGCCGTGGCTCGATCGCGGCCTGATCGCCGGATTCGTCGTCATCTCGGTCCACTCGATGCCCTCGCTCGTGTTCGGACAGGTCAACCACCACATGGTCGCGGCACTTGCCCTGGGATTCGTCGCGCTCGACCGCGACCGCGAGATCCTGGCCGGGAGCGCCTTCGGACTCGCGGCGTTCGTCAAGGTCTTTCCCGCCGCAGTCGGCGTCTGGCTACTTCGACGGCGGGCCTGGCGCGCTATCGCCGCCGCCGTCGGGACCGCAATCGTCGGGTTCGCACTCGGCTTTCTGGTCTTCGGCGTCGATCTCTCGATCGCCTACGTCGAACACGCAATCTTGCCGCGGTTCTCACCGGGCGAGTTCGCCGGCGGGCTCGATCCCGAGGCGACCTATCTGACGATCCGCCGGCCAATCTCGGTGCTCCTCCCGGGCGTCGATCCGACGTTCTACGGCCTGCTCGCGCTGGTCGTCCTCGCGCCGCCGATCGCGTACCTCTACCGGACGATCGAGGATCGAGAGGATCGGCTCGTCTCGATCATGGGCACGATGGTCGCGATCCTCGTCTTCTTCCCCTCGTTCCCGATCTACGTCGTGATCCTCTACTTCCCGCTGGTTCCGCTGCTGTATCTGCTCGAATCGGGGCGGCCCCGGCAGTTGCTCGTCGCGGGCGCGCTGCTCGCCTCGGTCGCGATCCGCTGGGACGACGTGGAGGTGCTGCTCGCGGCCGCGGATCTCTCGAGTAGCGTGCTCGCGGACGTCCTCAAGCCAGCGTTCACGTTCGCGACGCCGGGGCTCGTGGGCGTGCTTCTGATTCTCGCTGGCTGTCTCCTGCATCGACAGCAGAAATACGGGCCGCAGTTTTTCGAGGAGTAG
- a CDS encoding fasciclin domain-containing protein — protein MQRPIGRRTVLKTIGAAGAALAVGGVGTASARRGRGPRGRDAARQRQGASADPTLVEFAIAANTSGPYAGQFDTLIAGLVAKPALLKTLNTARGQYTVFAPVDDAFAAIGFDEANADDIPADVLAYHLTRGRRYAKSVLGAPRLRMLNKGFVTQDGGVLNDGQATIVATDFEASNGVLHAIDGVLLES, from the coding sequence ATGCAGAGACCCATCGGCCGACGGACAGTATTGAAGACGATTGGCGCGGCCGGTGCGGCACTGGCAGTCGGGGGCGTCGGCACCGCGAGCGCACGACGCGGACGGGGGCCGCGCGGCCGTGACGCCGCCCGGCAGCGACAAGGGGCGAGCGCCGACCCCACGCTCGTCGAGTTCGCCATCGCGGCCAACACGAGTGGCCCCTACGCAGGTCAATTCGACACGCTGATCGCCGGCCTCGTGGCCAAGCCCGCGCTCCTGAAGACGCTGAACACCGCGCGCGGCCAGTACACGGTGTTCGCCCCCGTCGACGACGCCTTCGCGGCGATTGGCTTCGACGAGGCCAACGCGGACGATATCCCGGCCGACGTCCTGGCCTACCACCTCACCCGGGGCCGCCGCTACGCCAAGTCCGTGCTGGGCGCGCCCCGCCTGCGCATGCTGAACAAGGGCTTCGTCACCCAGGACGGTGGCGTCCTGAACGACGGACAGGCCACCATCGTCGCGACGGACTTCGAGGCGTCCAACGGTGTGCTCCACGCGATCGACGGCGTCCTGCTGGAGAGCTAA
- a CDS encoding MBL fold metallo-hydrolase has product MAIGDVFEVTTGSCSDLYYVDTGMYDVEEYGSVYLLDDERPALVDTGIGTNYERILDLLDHAGVAPEDLAVIAVTHVHLDHAGGAGLLAEVCPNAEVYVHERGAPHLLDPTRLWEGTKAAVGEQIDFYTEPEPVSEDRLTTLTDGDEIDLGTHSLLAHHAPGHAPHQMAFEDPANDAVFTADAAGIYTPSTDEVHVTSPPPQFDLEQALTDVEMLADLDPETLLYAHFGPAPTADRLETYAERLDSWVADVAAVREDAESDEAVIEHFQTTLETPAVWSDVKARAEIGMNVRGVLRYLDAE; this is encoded by the coding sequence ATGGCAATCGGCGACGTCTTCGAAGTCACGACTGGCTCCTGTTCGGATCTCTACTACGTCGATACCGGGATGTACGACGTCGAGGAGTACGGCTCGGTCTACCTGCTCGACGACGAGCGGCCCGCGCTGGTCGACACTGGAATCGGGACCAACTACGAGCGGATCCTCGACCTACTCGATCACGCGGGCGTCGCGCCCGAGGACCTGGCCGTGATCGCAGTGACGCACGTCCACCTCGATCACGCCGGCGGCGCGGGCTTGCTCGCCGAGGTCTGCCCGAACGCCGAGGTGTACGTCCACGAGCGAGGCGCGCCGCACCTCCTCGACCCCACACGGCTCTGGGAGGGAACGAAAGCGGCCGTCGGCGAACAGATCGACTTCTACACCGAGCCCGAGCCCGTCTCCGAGGACCGACTGACGACGCTGACCGACGGCGACGAGATCGATCTCGGGACCCACTCGCTGCTCGCTCACCACGCGCCCGGCCACGCCCCCCACCAGATGGCCTTCGAAGATCCCGCAAACGACGCGGTGTTCACGGCCGACGCCGCCGGGATCTACACGCCTTCGACCGACGAGGTCCACGTCACCAGTCCGCCGCCGCAGTTCGATCTCGAACAGGCACTCACGGACGTCGAAATGCTTGCAGATCTCGACCCGGAGACGTTGCTGTACGCACACTTCGGGCCGGCCCCGACCGCAGATCGCCTGGAAACGTACGCCGAGCGACTCGACTCCTGGGTCGCGGACGTCGCGGCCGTCCGCGAAGACGCCGAGAGTGACGAGGCAGTGATCGAGCATTTCCAGACCACCCTGGAGACGCCGGCCGTCTGGAGCGACGTGAAAGCGCGCGCAGAGATCGGGATGAACGTCCGGGGCGTGTTGCGGTATCTCGACGCCGAGTGA
- a CDS encoding MBL fold metallo-hydrolase, with protein sequence MAVGDFNAVSIGECRDIYAVDVGMYDLANHASVYVLDAPKPTIVEAGTGANAERVVHALTELGIAAEDVANIVLTHVHLDHAGGAAFLSRVCSNADVYVHEHGVPHLQDPDFLVERTKRLVGEEGWNRYYVQPGSIDAHRIRPLADGDVIDLGDRALRVRHAPGHAGHQVLLHSPSDDAVFTGDALGIYVPETDSIRPISPPPAFDAEQALADIETIRDLEPSTLLFSHFGAAPTGDRLDRAAEAIVEWVSTVQDARETAEADGAVVATFVDAVEGPDRWSNIVAETDTAMNVRGVLQYLDRQGGELPVGIARRE encoded by the coding sequence ATGGCCGTGGGGGATTTCAACGCAGTTTCGATCGGGGAGTGTCGCGATATCTACGCCGTCGACGTCGGGATGTACGATCTGGCGAATCACGCGTCGGTGTACGTTCTGGACGCGCCCAAACCGACCATCGTCGAGGCCGGGACGGGTGCGAACGCCGAGCGGGTCGTCCACGCACTGACCGAACTCGGGATCGCCGCCGAGGACGTCGCAAACATCGTTTTGACGCACGTTCACCTGGATCACGCCGGCGGTGCGGCTTTTCTCTCACGCGTCTGCTCGAACGCGGACGTGTACGTCCACGAGCACGGCGTGCCGCACCTGCAAGATCCCGACTTTCTGGTCGAGAGAACGAAGCGGCTCGTCGGTGAGGAGGGGTGGAATCGCTACTACGTCCAGCCCGGATCGATCGACGCCCACCGTATCCGGCCGCTCGCCGACGGCGACGTGATCGATCTCGGCGATCGAGCGCTCAGAGTTCGTCACGCGCCGGGCCACGCCGGCCACCAGGTGCTGTTGCACTCGCCCAGCGACGACGCCGTCTTCACCGGCGACGCGCTCGGGATCTACGTGCCCGAGACGGACTCGATTCGGCCGATATCACCGCCGCCAGCGTTCGACGCCGAGCAGGCGCTGGCAGATATCGAGACGATCCGCGACCTCGAGCCGTCGACGCTGCTGTTCAGTCACTTCGGCGCGGCTCCGACTGGTGACCGTCTCGACCGGGCCGCCGAAGCTATCGTCGAGTGGGTCAGCACAGTACAGGACGCCCGGGAGACGGCCGAGGCCGACGGTGCGGTCGTCGCGACGTTCGTCGACGCGGTCGAAGGGCCCGATCGGTGGTCGAATATCGTCGCCGAGACCGACACCGCGATGAACGTCCGCGGCGTCCTGCAGTATCTCGACCGCCAGGGCGGCGAGTTGCCGGTTGGGATCGCCCGCCGCGAGTGA
- a CDS encoding helix-turn-helix domain-containing protein translates to MCPATDAGADLSDRRDRLVRDSKRRLTAELVVTFDPSECACPVVLDCETASPIDHHVIDDTCHVTCRGAEDETAVHHRQTQIDGECICRIIARNGCNPSLQSISDYELLVRTNPPDRETLRALVSDLGTVAETVRLQQLVVDTDEDESRSELVNLDGLTDTERETIDRAIVAGYYDRPRSISFDDLAAELDVSKSALSKRLSSVESKIMRDLFHDIE, encoded by the coding sequence ATGTGCCCTGCCACGGACGCTGGCGCTGATCTCTCGGACCGTCGAGACCGGCTGGTCCGGGACTCGAAGCGGAGACTGACGGCCGAACTGGTCGTCACGTTCGATCCGTCCGAGTGCGCCTGCCCGGTCGTCCTCGACTGCGAGACGGCGTCGCCGATCGATCATCACGTGATCGACGACACCTGTCACGTCACGTGCCGCGGCGCGGAAGACGAGACTGCTGTCCACCACCGACAGACGCAGATCGATGGTGAGTGCATCTGTCGGATCATCGCGCGAAACGGTTGTAATCCCTCGCTGCAGTCGATCTCTGACTACGAACTGCTCGTCCGGACGAACCCACCCGACAGAGAGACGTTGCGGGCGCTGGTCTCCGATCTCGGCACTGTCGCCGAGACGGTCCGGCTCCAGCAGCTGGTCGTCGACACCGACGAGGACGAGTCGCGGTCGGAACTGGTCAACCTCGACGGGCTGACCGACACCGAACGCGAGACGATCGACCGTGCGATCGTCGCCGGCTACTACGATCGACCGCGGAGCATCTCCTTCGACGACCTCGCTGCGGAACTCGACGTCTCGAAGTCTGCCCTCTCGAAACGACTTAGCTCGGTCGAGTCCAAGATCATGCGCGACCTGTTCCACGACATCGAGTGA
- a CDS encoding 4Fe-4S ferredoxin N-terminal domain-containing protein has translation MAAVLDDPEWQDHVEEVLEDGPNSTALGKEMGRDAVRVSIGEMSEAAFHEKYHDAVLEEFGVDDRPTKPEGYDE, from the coding sequence ATGGCGGCCGTTCTCGACGATCCCGAGTGGCAAGATCACGTCGAAGAGGTCCTCGAGGACGGCCCGAACAGTACAGCACTGGGAAAAGAGATGGGCCGGGACGCCGTCCGGGTAAGCATCGGCGAGATGTCCGAGGCGGCGTTCCACGAGAAGTATCACGACGCCGTCCTCGAGGAGTTCGGCGTCGACGACCGGCCGACGAAACCGGAGGGATACGATGAGTGA